From a single Sulfurimonas sp. hsl 1-7 genomic region:
- a CDS encoding NAD(P)H-dependent glycerol-3-phosphate dehydrogenase, giving the protein MQKIAVIGAGKWGSALAFALSQKNEVVITSRTPRELDNFVSLDEALACEYLVIAIPAQQISSWLKENFKFNGQKILVAAKGIEAKTGKFLNEIYSVYVPEENMSFLTGPSFAAEVIQSLPTALVVNSTNPEVAEKFASMFPDFIKTYTSTDVVGAEVAGAYKNVIAIAAGICEGLALGKNAAAALISRGLVEMERFGKSFGAKEETFVGLSGAGDLFLTASSTMSRNFRVGLGIAAGKSQEEILRELGEVAEGIGTAYALHDIAVKSDLYLPIAKEVYEMLEGKSPQESLKDLLSK; this is encoded by the coding sequence ATGCAAAAGATAGCAGTTATAGGAGCTGGAAAATGGGGGAGTGCATTAGCATTTGCACTTTCACAAAAAAATGAGGTTGTAATCACTTCAAGAACTCCAAGGGAGCTTGATAATTTTGTCTCGCTAGATGAAGCACTGGCTTGTGAATATCTTGTTATAGCTATACCCGCTCAACAGATATCATCTTGGTTAAAAGAAAATTTTAAATTTAACGGACAAAAAATACTGGTAGCCGCAAAGGGAATCGAAGCAAAAACAGGAAAGTTTTTAAACGAGATCTACAGCGTGTATGTTCCTGAGGAGAATATGTCATTTTTAACAGGTCCCTCATTTGCAGCCGAAGTGATTCAGTCTTTACCGACAGCTTTAGTTGTAAACTCTACGAACCCAGAAGTAGCAGAAAAGTTTGCTTCAATGTTCCCTGATTTTATAAAAACCTACACTTCAACAGACGTTGTTGGAGCTGAAGTTGCCGGTGCATATAAAAATGTTATTGCAATTGCAGCAGGTATTTGTGAAGGGTTGGCACTCGGTAAAAATGCAGCTGCGGCACTCATCTCTCGCGGACTTGTAGAGATGGAGCGTTTTGGAAAAAGTTTTGGTGCAAAAGAGGAGACGTTTGTAGGACTAAGCGGAGCAGGGGACCTGTTCTTAACGGCATCTTCAACTATGAGTAGAAACTTTCGCGTAGGTCTGGGCATTGCCGCTGGAAAATCTCAAGAGGAGATTCTTAGAGAATTAGGTGAAGTAGCAGAGGGGATAGGGACTGCTTATGCACTTCATGATATCGCTGTAAAAAGTGATTTATATCTCCCTATTGCCAAAGAGGTATATGAGATGTTAGAGGGGAAAAGTCCTCAGGAATCGTTAAAAGATCTACTCTCTAAATAA
- a CDS encoding J domain-containing protein, whose amino-acid sequence MKAKSLLGLREKSSLKEIKQKYKLLMKKWHPDKHKENPDRATQMSMQINEAYETIMNYCDNFEYPFDEESIKTATYTPQEWWNDKFGPNR is encoded by the coding sequence ATGAAGGCCAAATCACTCCTTGGTCTTCGTGAAAAATCCTCTCTAAAAGAAATCAAACAAAAATACAAACTTCTCATGAAGAAATGGCATCCAGATAAACATAAAGAGAATCCCGATCGCGCAACACAGATGAGTATGCAAATAAATGAAGCATATGAAACTATTATGAACTACTGTGACAACTTTGAATACCCGTTTGATGAAGAGAGTATCAAAACAGCTACATATACGCCGCAAGAGTGGTGGAACGATAAATTTGGCCCTAATCGTTAA
- a CDS encoding Dabb family protein produces MIVHIVMFKFKEENKALNLAKVQKKLENLEVLIDELKSMEVGINFTEADRAMDLSLYSTFESVEDLQTYAVHPEHLKVVEFIKEVTLESKVVDYVLE; encoded by the coding sequence ATGATCGTTCATATAGTAATGTTTAAATTTAAAGAGGAAAATAAAGCATTAAATCTTGCAAAAGTACAAAAGAAGTTAGAAAATTTAGAAGTTTTAATAGATGAGTTAAAAAGTATGGAAGTTGGGATCAATTTTACCGAAGCTGATCGTGCAATGGATCTTTCTCTGTACTCAACTTTTGAGAGTGTAGAAGATCTACAAACATATGCAGTTCACCCCGAACACCTTAAAGTTGTGGAGTTCATAAAAGAGGTAACTTTAGAGTCTAAAGTTGTTGATTACGTTCTAGAATAG
- a CDS encoding M48 family metallopeptidase: MLTIIIGVYSLYVLISIYTSIMQIGYVNLAKRKEAVLLSPSEFLKAGNYSVRKEKLAILNTFTDFLLFLGWIAFGIQFLEGEFYFLQDEAMKNIAIVMGFILINFFVALPFTYYEKFVLDQEFGFNKSTKAQWLKDTAISFVMTLLLGSLVVWGVYFILSSFELWWLWSFVFIFSIIILVNMLYPTFRAMFFDKLTPLQDENLDAEIKRLMDETGFVSSGVFVSDASKRDARLNAYFGGFGKAKRVVLFDTLLEKLSTRELLAVLGHELGHFAHGDVYKNIAMMGAILFAMFALFGNLPEHLYLELGLSPQPYVVMILFMLVMPVLGFIMMPIMGFVSRKYEYAADEMGSKLGGNGGEIELANALVKLVAENKSFPLSHPIYIFFHYTHPPVIERLKVLGMDIKGVDKSSLEGKCEANI, encoded by the coding sequence ATGTTAACAATTATCATTGGGGTATATAGTCTGTATGTCCTCATTTCAATATATACAAGTATAATGCAGATAGGTTATGTAAACCTGGCAAAACGAAAAGAGGCTGTACTTCTATCTCCTAGTGAATTTTTAAAAGCGGGTAATTACTCTGTGAGAAAAGAGAAGCTTGCTATTTTAAATACATTTACCGACTTTCTTCTATTCTTAGGTTGGATCGCTTTTGGTATTCAATTTTTAGAGGGTGAGTTTTATTTCCTGCAAGATGAGGCAATGAAAAATATTGCTATTGTCATGGGATTTATTCTTATTAACTTTTTCGTTGCTCTCCCTTTTACATATTATGAAAAATTTGTACTCGATCAGGAGTTTGGTTTCAATAAATCTACAAAAGCACAATGGCTGAAAGATACTGCAATCTCATTTGTAATGACGCTTCTTTTAGGCTCTTTAGTTGTATGGGGTGTATATTTTATTCTCAGCAGTTTTGAGCTTTGGTGGTTATGGAGTTTTGTATTTATATTTTCTATTATTATTTTAGTAAATATGCTCTATCCGACATTCCGTGCAATGTTCTTTGATAAGTTGACACCTTTACAGGATGAGAACTTAGATGCTGAGATCAAAAGATTGATGGATGAAACAGGATTTGTAAGCTCGGGTGTTTTTGTAAGTGATGCTTCAAAACGTGATGCAAGACTTAATGCCTATTTCGGCGGATTTGGAAAAGCAAAAAGGGTAGTGCTTTTTGATACTCTTTTAGAAAAGCTTTCAACAAGAGAGCTCTTAGCGGTACTCGGGCATGAACTTGGCCATTTTGCGCACGGTGACGTATATAAAAATATCGCAATGATGGGAGCAATTCTTTTTGCGATGTTCGCTCTTTTTGGAAATCTCCCTGAACATTTATATTTAGAGCTTGGTCTTTCACCGCAGCCGTATGTGGTTATGATACTTTTTATGTTGGTGATGCCTGTACTTGGATTTATAATGATGCCTATTATGGGATTTGTAAGCCGCAAGTATGAATATGCAGCTGATGAGATGGGAAGTAAGCTTGGAGGCAACGGCGGCGAGATAGAACTTGCAAATGCCCTAGTTAAACTTGTTGCAGAAAATAAGAGTTTTCCGTTGTCTCATCCGATCTATATCTTTTTTCACTATACACACCCACCGGTGATTGAGAGACTAAAAGTGCTTGGAATGGATATAAAAGGTGTTGATAAAAGTTCATTAGAGGGCAAATGCGAAGCAAATATATAG
- a CDS encoding nitrous oxide reductase accessory protein NosL → MQSLKIFILFLLSTTLYAAPNYSTAIKEKKIYPMGKKIYASRCQQIDVNSYASYESLLKAIDEKSLCKKLNPKHLEALSLYLWDLQRRDTKEKHYGKLIVSHQDKCPVCGMFLYKYPTWIAKIQYENKAYFFDGIKDLFKYYFEHQKNIQEILVQDYYTQKALDAKESFFVIGSDVYGPMGNEFIAFETLKSAKKFMVDHKGKKLLRFDEISEDTVYGLDD, encoded by the coding sequence ATGCAATCTCTCAAAATTTTTATCCTATTTTTACTCTCAACTACACTTTATGCAGCTCCAAACTATTCAACTGCGATCAAAGAGAAAAAGATCTACCCTATGGGGAAAAAGATCTATGCCTCAAGATGTCAGCAGATAGATGTAAACAGTTACGCCTCTTACGAATCTTTACTCAAAGCTATAGATGAAAAATCTTTATGCAAAAAACTAAACCCTAAACATCTTGAAGCACTCTCTTTATACCTCTGGGACCTGCAACGCAGAGATACCAAAGAGAAACATTACGGCAAGTTAATTGTATCTCATCAGGATAAGTGTCCGGTGTGTGGAATGTTTCTGTATAAATATCCCACTTGGATAGCAAAGATTCAGTATGAGAATAAAGCGTACTTCTTTGACGGGATTAAAGATCTTTTCAAGTACTACTTTGAACATCAAAAAAATATACAAGAGATACTGGTACAAGATTATTACACGCAAAAAGCTTTAGATGCAAAAGAATCTTTTTTTGTTATAGGCAGTGACGTGTATGGACCTATGGGGAACGAGTTTATCGCTTTTGAAACACTCAAGTCGGCAAAGAAGTTTATGGTTGATCATAAAGGGAAAAAGCTCCTCAGATTTGATGAAATTAGTGAAGATACGGTGTACGGTTTAGATGATTAG
- a CDS encoding ABC transporter ATP-binding protein, whose protein sequence is MIRLIQLNKSYKEKSALKDINLSFKEGELVVLKGVSGSGKTTILSLISALLKPTNGEVIVDGKKLSRIADHFASEFRRDNIGFIFQRYNLIPNMSVAENILLPLRPLNLPKEELQTRLDKLLELYKLQEYKDNYSQNLSGGQQQRVAIARAIVNDPKIILADEPTSNLDKELSLEFIEQIKALKSENKTIIIATHDPLFFELDFVDRIVEIENGQLKA, encoded by the coding sequence ATGATCCGGTTAATCCAACTCAATAAATCGTATAAAGAGAAATCTGCTCTTAAAGATATCAATCTCTCATTTAAAGAGGGTGAACTTGTTGTTCTTAAAGGAGTGAGCGGTAGCGGGAAAACTACAATTCTTTCTTTAATATCGGCGCTTTTAAAACCGACAAACGGTGAGGTGATTGTAGATGGGAAAAAGCTTTCAAGAATAGCGGATCATTTTGCAAGTGAATTTCGCCGCGATAATATAGGTTTTATTTTTCAGAGATACAACCTTATCCCAAACATGAGTGTGGCTGAGAATATCCTCCTTCCGCTGCGACCGTTAAACCTTCCAAAAGAGGAGTTGCAAACGAGGCTGGATAAGCTGCTGGAGCTTTATAAACTCCAAGAGTATAAAGACAATTATTCCCAAAACCTCTCAGGTGGACAACAACAGCGTGTGGCAATTGCAAGAGCTATTGTAAATGACCCGAAAATCATACTCGCAGATGAACCGACATCAAACCTGGATAAAGAGCTCTCGTTAGAGTTTATAGAGCAGATAAAAGCTCTTAAGAGTGAAAATAAAACGATCATTATAGCGACGCACGATCCGCTCTTTTTTGAGCTTGATTTTGTTGATCGCATCGTAGAGATTGAAAACGGACAACTAAAAGCATGA
- a CDS encoding cation diffusion facilitator family transporter — MSHEHHHEVKNYNLAFGIGVSLNIVFVVIEIVYGVAADSLALISDAGHNFSDVLSLLLAWGASVLASKSATFKRTYGFRKVTIFASLISAVLLLFALGSIAIEALQRFQEPASVESLTVIVVALIGFVINAITALLFLKGQEDDLNIRGAFLHMTADAAVSLGVVFVGIVLMFTNWNWLDPLVSLLIVGVILIGTWGLLRDSVAYALDFVPKNIDTHGIEQFFLENERVESIHDLHIWALSTTETALTVHLVVNDERLDNSFLEQLHQQLHDRFKIEHATIQIESSIDESLCKPKRRCEF, encoded by the coding sequence ATGAGTCATGAACACCATCACGAAGTTAAAAACTATAATCTTGCTTTTGGGATAGGTGTATCTCTAAATATAGTTTTTGTCGTTATAGAGATAGTATATGGTGTAGCAGCAGACTCTCTCGCTTTAATTTCAGATGCCGGACATAACTTTAGTGACGTACTTAGTTTACTGCTTGCTTGGGGTGCGAGTGTATTAGCAAGTAAATCTGCAACGTTTAAGAGAACGTACGGATTTAGAAAAGTCACAATCTTTGCATCACTGATCAGTGCAGTATTACTCCTTTTTGCGTTGGGTTCTATCGCAATAGAAGCTTTGCAAAGGTTTCAAGAACCGGCATCTGTAGAGAGTTTAACTGTTATTGTTGTTGCATTGATCGGATTTGTAATCAATGCAATTACGGCACTTTTATTTTTAAAAGGGCAGGAAGATGATCTTAATATTCGGGGTGCATTTTTACATATGACGGCTGATGCGGCTGTCTCTCTTGGTGTAGTTTTTGTCGGTATAGTACTTATGTTTACAAATTGGAACTGGTTGGATCCGCTTGTAAGTTTACTTATTGTCGGCGTGATTTTAATTGGAACATGGGGTCTGCTGCGGGATTCAGTCGCTTACGCTTTAGATTTTGTTCCAAAAAATATTGATACTCACGGGATTGAGCAGTTTTTTTTAGAAAATGAAAGAGTAGAGTCTATACATGATCTGCATATTTGGGCTTTGAGTACAACTGAGACAGCATTAACTGTTCATCTTGTTGTCAATGATGAACGTTTAGACAACAGTTTTTTAGAGCAACTGCATCAACAATTACATGATCGTTTTAAAATTGAACACGCAACGATACAAATTGAATCATCTATAGATGAATCTCTTTGTAAGCCTAAAAGAAGATGTGAATTTTAG
- a CDS encoding DUF4149 domain-containing protein, giving the protein MIKRNIFLDFSYLLVIAASLGGVLALGALVAPVVFHTDTMLVGALLDNYNAGIIMGEIFRRFSYWIYFLAAYVFIYEALMYKQGQRDNIALISSFLTIATSLMFSAVYSPKILAMQALGTEATQSDTFQNIHIASEIDFKILAVSLLVLFIRRLMLLRIS; this is encoded by the coding sequence ATGATAAAAAGAAATATATTTTTAGACTTTAGTTATTTACTAGTAATAGCTGCAAGTCTCGGTGGCGTTTTAGCCTTAGGTGCATTAGTGGCACCGGTTGTTTTTCATACAGATACAATGCTGGTTGGAGCACTTTTAGATAATTACAATGCCGGAATAATTATGGGTGAGATTTTTCGTAGATTCTCGTACTGGATCTACTTTTTAGCTGCATACGTATTTATCTATGAAGCACTTATGTATAAACAGGGGCAACGTGATAATATTGCACTCATTAGTAGCTTTTTAACTATTGCAACATCTTTAATGTTCTCGGCAGTATATTCACCGAAAATTTTAGCTATGCAGGCACTAGGTACTGAAGCGACGCAAAGCGATACATTTCAAAACATCCATATAGCAAGTGAGATAGATTTTAAGATTTTAGCAGTTTCACTACTGGTATTATTTATTCGTCGCTTGATGTTGCTACGTATCTCTTAA
- the prmC gene encoding peptide chain release factor N(5)-glutamine methyltransferase, translated as MRSKYIVKELLKDVSAKLAHIERSQREAQLLLMFYLDKDELWLITNQNSEVEVGEDFFALVERRAKNEPFEYITNRVSFYSEEFYIDEGALIPRPETELLIDEVIKRVPADSELTFVEVGVGSGIISIMLALHFKNAKFIAVDISPKALEVTKKNLAKFDLQDRVELRLGSLLDEVEEEIDYLVSNPPYIANDAALESNLSYEPQNALFGGEIGDEIIQELLDEVLKRKIKFFSCEMGYDQKDKIQNYLKNKYYTSLDFYKDLSDFDRGFTLKATQ; from the coding sequence ATGCGAAGCAAATATATAGTCAAAGAACTTCTAAAAGATGTCAGTGCAAAATTAGCACATATCGAACGCTCACAAAGAGAAGCACAACTGCTTTTAATGTTTTATCTTGATAAAGATGAACTTTGGCTTATCACCAATCAAAACTCTGAAGTTGAAGTTGGTGAGGATTTTTTTGCTTTAGTTGAACGAAGAGCGAAAAATGAACCTTTTGAATATATTACAAACAGAGTCAGTTTTTACTCTGAGGAGTTTTATATAGACGAAGGTGCTTTGATCCCAAGACCTGAGACGGAACTTCTTATAGATGAGGTGATAAAACGTGTCCCGGCTGATTCTGAACTGACTTTTGTTGAAGTTGGAGTAGGGAGCGGGATCATCTCTATTATGCTTGCTCTACATTTTAAAAATGCAAAGTTTATAGCGGTTGATATCTCTCCTAAAGCTTTAGAGGTAACAAAGAAAAATCTTGCAAAATTTGATCTGCAAGACAGGGTTGAGTTACGTCTTGGCTCGCTTCTTGATGAAGTGGAGGAAGAGATCGATTATCTGGTTTCAAATCCACCATATATCGCGAATGATGCAGCACTGGAATCAAACCTCTCATATGAACCGCAAAATGCACTTTTTGGCGGTGAGATCGGAGATGAGATCATTCAGGAACTTCTTGATGAAGTCTTAAAACGAAAAATTAAGTTTTTTAGTTGTGAGATGGGTTATGATCAAAAAGATAAAATACAGAATTATTTGAAAAACAAATATTACACAAGTTTAGATTTTTATAAAGACCTCAGTGATTTTGATCGGGGTTTTACCTTAAAGGCAACACAATGA
- the ftsZ gene encoding cell division protein FtsZ, whose protein sequence is MEPFIVEEVQNPSGARIIAVGVGGGGGNMIGHMLNEGVGGIEMMLVNTDAQVLNENTSATKIQIGANLTKGLGAGMKPQVGRDSALENYDEIRNALEGADIVFISAGLGGGTGTGAAPVVAQIAKEVGALTISVVTKPFKFEGKKRLQLADAGLEELKKESDSIVVIPNDKLLSIIDRRLGLKESFKIVDSVLAQAVSGTSGVILSSGDNDINLDFADLQTVMSHRGMALMGVGEHEGENAAYEAIKAAIESPLLDNMSINGAMGVLVHFKIHPDFSFIDMSEAMEVVHESAHDEADVIWGTSTDADLPENYVRITIVATGFDKEEEEVLTNNTDFEAQEPITPKVRMSPRMVVGGELDGDYLDIPAYMRKQQD, encoded by the coding sequence ATGGAACCATTTATAGTTGAAGAGGTACAAAACCCAAGCGGTGCAAGAATTATTGCTGTAGGTGTTGGCGGCGGTGGCGGCAACATGATCGGTCATATGCTAAATGAAGGTGTGGGTGGCATCGAGATGATGCTTGTAAATACGGATGCGCAAGTACTTAACGAAAACACATCTGCAACAAAGATCCAAATCGGTGCAAACCTGACAAAAGGTCTTGGAGCTGGTATGAAGCCACAAGTTGGTCGTGATTCTGCACTAGAGAACTATGATGAAATTAGAAACGCTTTAGAGGGTGCTGATATCGTATTTATCTCTGCTGGTCTTGGTGGAGGTACTGGTACTGGTGCTGCACCTGTTGTTGCTCAGATCGCAAAAGAGGTAGGCGCACTTACTATTTCAGTAGTTACAAAACCTTTCAAATTTGAAGGGAAGAAAAGACTACAACTTGCAGATGCAGGTTTAGAAGAGCTGAAAAAAGAGAGTGACTCTATCGTAGTTATTCCAAATGACAAACTTTTATCTATCATCGACAGAAGACTTGGTCTAAAAGAGAGCTTCAAGATCGTAGATAGCGTTTTAGCACAAGCTGTAAGCGGAACATCTGGTGTTATTTTATCAAGCGGTGATAACGACATCAACCTTGACTTTGCCGATCTACAAACTGTAATGAGTCATAGAGGTATGGCACTTATGGGTGTTGGTGAGCATGAAGGTGAAAATGCTGCTTATGAAGCTATTAAAGCGGCTATCGAGTCTCCGTTACTTGACAATATGTCTATCAACGGTGCAATGGGTGTACTTGTACACTTTAAAATCCACCCTGACTTCTCGTTTATCGATATGTCTGAAGCTATGGAAGTTGTACACGAAAGTGCTCACGATGAAGCAGATGTTATCTGGGGAACTTCAACAGATGCAGATCTTCCTGAAAACTATGTAAGAATTACTATCGTAGCAACTGGTTTTGATAAAGAGGAAGAGGAAGTATTAACAAATAATACTGACTTTGAAGCTCAAGAACCAATTACTCCAAAAGTAAGAATGAGCCCTCGTATGGTTGTAGGCGGAGAGCTAGACGGTGACTACCTAGATATCCCTGCATATATGAGAAAACAACAAGACTAG
- a CDS encoding SLC13 family permease produces MDEGKKVFKNVLIAILIGGIVFFIGTQFFTLTQSSLIGSVAFLVALWTNEALPLGVVSLMPIILFPALGIISTKETTVNYAHPIIYLFLGGFLLAIAVEKTKLHIRITDKILNIFPSTPRAMILSLAITSGLLSSILSNTTTTLLLITIALFITDNTQLKLRFALAIAYGANIGGILTPIGTPPNLILLGIMESHNMEAIPFFQWMVMVAPLCLIMIVAMSWLLGIGVKGVEISREAVVDKLTADQKKVTYVLLALITLLIFNAPIKPYWDGLGLSESGILLGFGLLMFLPPFNILEWLEDHNKIPYAIIMLFGAGFSIAKAFVETGLADEIATYLLDMTMLPPLILLFSIAFIITFSTEITSNTALISIMLPVIYSVSEQAGINTVLFMMVATLCASYAFMLPIATPPNAIAMSSGAVRVKDMIRYGIILNLLGIFFIVMIAEYFWKGVFFN; encoded by the coding sequence TTGGATGAAGGAAAGAAAGTATTTAAAAATGTTTTAATTGCAATTTTAATCGGCGGTATTGTTTTTTTTATCGGTACACAATTTTTTACTTTAACACAAAGTTCTTTGATCGGAAGCGTAGCTTTTTTAGTGGCACTTTGGACAAATGAAGCGCTTCCTCTTGGTGTAGTTTCTCTGATGCCTATCATACTGTTTCCTGCACTTGGAATCATCTCAACAAAAGAGACTACTGTCAACTATGCACATCCGATCATTTATCTTTTTTTAGGTGGATTTTTACTTGCAATTGCTGTTGAGAAAACGAAGTTGCATATTCGTATTACAGACAAAATTTTAAATATTTTTCCATCAACTCCGCGTGCTATGATACTCTCACTCGCTATCACTTCTGGACTGCTTAGCTCGATCCTTTCCAATACAACTACTACTTTATTACTGATAACTATAGCATTGTTTATTACTGACAATACACAACTAAAACTACGTTTTGCACTTGCTATTGCATATGGGGCAAACATAGGGGGAATTTTAACACCTATCGGCACACCTCCAAACTTAATACTGCTTGGAATTATGGAAAGTCACAATATGGAAGCGATTCCATTTTTTCAGTGGATGGTTATGGTAGCTCCGTTATGCCTAATTATGATAGTGGCTATGAGCTGGTTGCTCGGTATTGGGGTAAAGGGTGTAGAGATCTCCAGAGAGGCGGTTGTTGATAAATTAACGGCTGATCAGAAAAAAGTGACATATGTTTTACTCGCTTTAATCACTTTACTTATTTTCAATGCACCAATAAAGCCGTACTGGGATGGTTTAGGACTGAGTGAAAGCGGTATCTTACTCGGTTTTGGGCTTTTGATGTTTCTTCCTCCGTTTAATATCTTAGAGTGGCTTGAGGACCATAATAAAATCCCTTATGCGATTATTATGTTGTTTGGTGCAGGATTTTCAATTGCAAAAGCGTTTGTAGAAACCGGTCTGGCAGATGAAATAGCTACGTATCTTTTAGATATGACAATGTTGCCGCCGCTTATTTTACTCTTTAGTATCGCTTTTATAATCACCTTTTCTACAGAGATTACATCAAATACTGCACTGATCTCCATTATGCTGCCGGTAATATATTCGGTCTCGGAACAAGCCGGTATCAACACGGTACTCTTTATGATGGTTGCAACCTTATGTGCATCGTATGCATTTATGCTCCCTATTGCTACCCCTCCAAATGCGATAGCCATGAGTAGTGGAGCTGTTCGGGTAAAAGATATGATCCGTTACGGAATAATACTGAATCTGCTTGGTATCTTTTTTATTGTTATGATTGCCGAGTATTTTTGGAAGGGTGTTTTTTTTAATTAA
- a CDS encoding ABC transporter permease, which yields MISFNSQLFVYALHTLFRFFTKNLFVVIVYTLLVGLLSSLFFIQTSVKYQVDKIAAQYPDIVVQNQKAQRYTTIDDTNLNKIYEIYGVNDVVARVYGEYEYKQADLSFKIVGVDIFETQKEPYLESVLKSSELRGGEMFLSKELAELFAKNYYRDEFNFLQPSLKVKKMGIAQSFKSDAIDKKYLAVMSKEDAKEIFGYKANEFTDIAVYLSNQNELMNVITQLQQLYPNAKMVTKEDEQTNIEMLFDYDSGIFITLFIISIFTFFMIVYDKTNSVSSSEKREIGILKALGWRVEDILRVKIYEASIISIFSYIFGVVLALGYLYFFDGYYLRDIFLNIAGVEQIDSLELRVDLQPLAIVFFLSVPVYIAATIIPSWKIATQDADEVMR from the coding sequence ATGATTAGTTTTAACTCTCAACTTTTTGTGTATGCACTTCATACGCTCTTTCGTTTTTTTACTAAAAATCTTTTTGTTGTGATCGTATATACACTTCTTGTAGGACTGCTCTCTTCGTTGTTCTTTATACAAACAAGTGTTAAGTACCAGGTTGACAAAATAGCAGCTCAATATCCCGATATCGTAGTGCAAAACCAAAAAGCGCAAAGATATACAACGATAGATGATACAAATCTCAACAAGATATATGAGATTTATGGTGTGAATGATGTTGTAGCTCGTGTGTACGGGGAGTATGAATACAAACAAGCAGATCTCAGTTTTAAGATTGTAGGGGTAGATATATTTGAAACACAAAAAGAACCTTACCTTGAGAGTGTACTTAAATCGTCTGAACTAAGAGGAGGGGAGATGTTCCTCTCAAAAGAGTTAGCTGAGCTTTTTGCAAAGAACTATTATAGAGATGAGTTTAATTTTTTACAACCCTCTTTAAAAGTGAAAAAGATGGGTATCGCTCAAAGCTTTAAGAGTGACGCTATAGATAAAAAATATCTGGCCGTAATGAGTAAAGAGGATGCAAAAGAGATCTTTGGATATAAAGCAAACGAGTTTACCGATATAGCTGTTTATCTCTCAAACCAAAATGAGCTGATGAACGTGATTACACAACTCCAGCAACTCTATCCAAATGCAAAAATGGTTACAAAGGAGGATGAACAAACAAATATTGAGATGTTATTTGATTATGACAGCGGGATTTTTATTACACTGTTTATTATCTCAATCTTTACATTTTTTATGATCGTATATGATAAAACAAACAGTGTAAGCAGCAGTGAAAAAAGGGAGATAGGGATACTTAAAGCTTTAGGGTGGAGGGTAGAAGATATTCTGCGTGTAAAGATATATGAAGCGAGTATTATTTCGATTTTTTCATACATCTTTGGTGTTGTATTGGCGTTAGGCTATCTTTACTTCTTTGACGGGTATTACCTACGGGATATCTTTTTAAATATAGCAGGGGTAGAGCAGATAGACTCTTTAGAACTAAGAGTAGACCTACAACCTTTAGCTATCGTATTTTTCCTGAGTGTCCCGGTATATATTGCCGCAACTATTATTCCGTCATGGAAGATAGCAACTCAGGATGCTGATGAGGTGATGAGATGA